From a single Aquincola tertiaricarbonis genomic region:
- a CDS encoding S9 family peptidase gives MAHKLFDIEALWKIERLGAPSLSPDGAQAVVPVTRFSMADNNSRTGLWLLSTRGGKPRALTHGGDKDGQPQWSPRGDRIAFVGKREQEGRKDASPQLYVIPADGGEARRVATVATGLEAYRWLPDGKRIAAVSWVWPQLKGGRAQAKAYKDFSERKETGYVTAEPLYRFWDDNLPQDRVPHLHLIDVDSGKVRDLFEGTPYELRRPDPSAENFDISPDGERIVFAFDPAPVKRIDGRFALAELQLATGRIDVIARDDDYDFSSPRYSPDGDRIAFTASHQGRKHTMPAQLAVWERSRPGSRSGRWAVESEAWDHEVHAPLHWEEDGQAVLFTAEQQGRCHLWRFDLPDRRAEVVLEGGWVHGFDKQAGTLVALRDSASHPGQIVACLPGQPPRRLERFNDALLGPMVWGRNEALWIDGAEGDKVQVWMTYPPGFDPKKKYPLLHLIHGGPHTAAGDVWHYRWNTELFAAQGYVVAAVNYHGSSSFGYAFLDSITHRWGTLELQDIEAATDALLQQPWADPARVFATGGSYGGYMVAWMNGHVDPGRYAAYVCHAGCFDWQAMFADDAWSWHAKELGAWYWDKPDQVAAQSPSTYAGNMRTPTLVIHGAKDYRVPDAQGLAYYNTLHARGVDTRLLWFPDENHWVLKPRNSRLWYAEFLAWLKRHDPAQQPARKRRK, from the coding sequence ATGGCCCACAAGCTTTTCGACATCGAAGCCCTCTGGAAGATCGAGCGCCTGGGCGCGCCCAGCCTGTCGCCGGACGGCGCACAGGCGGTGGTGCCGGTCACCCGCTTTTCCATGGCAGACAACAACAGCCGCACCGGGCTGTGGCTGCTGTCCACCCGCGGCGGCAAGCCCCGCGCGCTGACCCACGGCGGCGACAAGGACGGCCAGCCGCAGTGGAGCCCGCGTGGCGACCGCATCGCCTTCGTCGGCAAGCGTGAGCAGGAAGGCCGCAAGGACGCCTCGCCGCAGCTGTACGTCATCCCCGCCGATGGGGGCGAGGCCCGGCGCGTGGCCACCGTGGCCACCGGCCTGGAGGCCTACCGCTGGCTGCCCGACGGCAAGCGCATCGCCGCGGTGTCCTGGGTGTGGCCGCAGCTCAAGGGTGGCCGCGCCCAGGCCAAGGCCTACAAGGACTTCAGCGAACGCAAGGAGACCGGCTACGTCACCGCCGAGCCGCTGTACCGCTTCTGGGACGACAACCTGCCGCAGGACCGGGTGCCGCACCTGCACCTGATCGACGTGGACAGCGGCAAGGTGCGCGACCTGTTCGAAGGCACGCCCTACGAGCTGCGCCGGCCCGACCCGAGCGCGGAGAACTTCGACATCTCGCCCGATGGCGAGCGTATCGTCTTCGCCTTCGACCCGGCGCCGGTCAAGCGCATCGACGGCCGCTTCGCGCTGGCCGAGCTGCAGCTGGCCACCGGCCGCATCGACGTCATCGCCCGCGACGACGACTACGACTTCTCATCGCCACGCTACAGCCCCGACGGCGACCGCATCGCCTTCACCGCCAGCCACCAGGGCCGCAAGCACACCATGCCGGCGCAGCTGGCGGTGTGGGAGCGCAGCCGCCCCGGCAGCCGCAGCGGCCGCTGGGCGGTGGAAAGCGAAGCCTGGGACCATGAAGTGCATGCGCCGCTGCACTGGGAGGAAGACGGCCAGGCCGTGCTGTTCACCGCCGAGCAGCAGGGCCGCTGCCACCTGTGGCGCTTCGACCTGCCCGACCGCCGCGCCGAGGTGGTGCTGGAAGGCGGCTGGGTGCACGGCTTCGACAAGCAGGCCGGCACCCTGGTGGCGCTGCGCGATTCGGCCAGCCACCCCGGGCAGATCGTGGCCTGCCTGCCCGGCCAGCCGCCGCGCCGCCTCGAGCGCTTCAACGACGCGCTGCTGGGCCCGATGGTCTGGGGCCGCAACGAGGCCTTGTGGATCGACGGTGCCGAGGGCGACAAGGTGCAGGTGTGGATGACCTACCCGCCCGGCTTCGACCCGAAGAAGAAGTACCCGCTGCTGCACCTGATCCACGGCGGCCCGCACACCGCGGCCGGCGACGTGTGGCACTACCGCTGGAACACCGAGCTGTTCGCCGCCCAGGGCTATGTGGTGGCGGCGGTCAATTACCACGGCTCCTCCAGCTTCGGTTATGCCTTCCTCGACAGCATCACCCACCGCTGGGGCACGCTGGAGCTGCAGGACATCGAGGCCGCCACCGACGCGCTGCTGCAGCAGCCCTGGGCCGACCCGGCGCGGGTGTTTGCCACCGGCGGCAGCTATGGCGGCTACATGGTGGCCTGGATGAACGGCCATGTGGACCCTGGGCGCTATGCCGCCTATGTGTGCCATGCCGGCTGCTTCGACTGGCAGGCCATGTTCGCCGACGACGCGTGGAGCTGGCATGCCAAGGAGCTGGGCGCCTGGTACTGGGACAAGCCCGATCAGGTGGCGGCCCAGAGCCCTTCCACCTATGCCGGCAACATGCGCACGCCCACCCTGGTGATCCACGGCGCCAAGGACTACCGGGTGCCCGATGCACAAGGCCTGGCCTACTACAACACGCTGCATGCCCGCGGCGTGGACACACGGCTGCTGTGGTTCCCGGACGAGAACCACTGGGTGCTCAAGCCCCGCAACAGCCGGCTCTGGTATGCCGAGTTCCTGGCCTGGCTCAAGCGCCACGACCCGGCACAGCAGCCGGCGCGCAAGCGGCGCAAATAG
- a CDS encoding vWA domain-containing protein produces the protein MLINFFYTLRAAKLPVSVKEYLTLLEALKADVIGPSVDDFYYLARTTLVKDESQFDKFDRAFGAYFKGVELLTDFSQDVPLEWLRKTLELELSPEQKAAIEKMGWDELMETLKKRFEEQKERHEGGNKWIGTGGTSPFGAHGYNPQGIRIGQDKGRNKSAVKVWDQRSFKDYDDNLELGTRNIKVALRRLRRFAREGAAEELDLDDTIHSTAANAGLLDIKMVPERHNKVKVLLLMDVGGTMDEHIHRVEELFSAAKTEFKHLEFYYFHNCVYDFMWKNNRRRYSEKFPTWDVIRKYNKDYKLIFVGDATMSPYEILQPGGSVEYNNEEPGAEWLQRLTQAFPKFAWINPEPQGVWQYRQSISIVQQLMNQRMFPLSLQGLEGAMRLLSK, from the coding sequence ATGCTCATCAACTTCTTCTACACGCTGCGCGCCGCCAAGCTGCCGGTGTCCGTCAAGGAGTACCTGACGCTGCTGGAAGCCCTGAAGGCCGACGTCATCGGGCCCTCGGTGGACGACTTCTACTACCTGGCCCGCACCACGCTGGTCAAGGACGAGAGCCAGTTCGACAAGTTCGACCGTGCCTTCGGTGCTTATTTCAAGGGCGTGGAACTCCTGACCGATTTCAGCCAGGACGTGCCGCTGGAATGGCTGCGCAAGACGCTGGAGCTGGAGCTCAGCCCCGAGCAGAAGGCCGCCATCGAGAAGATGGGCTGGGACGAGTTGATGGAGACGCTGAAAAAGCGCTTCGAGGAGCAGAAGGAACGCCACGAGGGCGGCAACAAGTGGATCGGCACCGGCGGCACCAGCCCCTTCGGCGCCCACGGCTACAACCCGCAGGGCATCCGCATCGGGCAGGACAAGGGCCGCAACAAGAGCGCGGTGAAGGTCTGGGACCAGCGCAGCTTCAAGGACTACGACGACAACCTGGAGCTGGGCACCCGCAACATCAAGGTGGCGCTGCGCCGGCTGCGCCGCTTCGCGCGTGAGGGCGCCGCAGAGGAGCTGGACCTGGACGACACCATCCACTCCACCGCCGCCAACGCCGGCCTGCTCGACATCAAGATGGTGCCCGAGCGCCACAACAAGGTGAAGGTGCTGCTGCTGATGGACGTGGGCGGCACGATGGACGAGCACATCCACCGCGTGGAAGAACTGTTCAGCGCCGCCAAGACCGAGTTCAAGCACCTGGAGTTCTATTACTTCCACAACTGCGTCTACGACTTCATGTGGAAGAACAACCGCCGCCGCTACAGCGAGAAGTTTCCGACCTGGGACGTGATCCGCAAGTACAACAAGGACTACAAGCTGATCTTCGTGGGCGACGCCACCATGAGCCCGTACGAGATCCTGCAGCCCGGCGGCAGCGTCGAATACAACAACGAGGAGCCGGGCGCCGAATGGCTGCAGCGGCTCACGCAGGCCTTTCCCAAGTTCGCATGGATCAACCCCGAGCCGCAAGGCGTCTGGCAGTACCGACAGAGCATCTCCATCGTCCAGCAGCTGATGAATCAGCGCATGTTTCCGTTGAGCCTGCAGGGGCTGGAAGGTGCGATGCGGCTGCTGAGCAAATGA
- a CDS encoding AAA family ATPase, translated as MKFQGSDQYVATQDLMLAVNAAITLQRPLLIKGEPGTGKTMLAEEVASALGMPLLQWHIKSTTKAQQGLYEYDAVSRLRDSQLQDPVSAEKVRDIRNYIVQGTLWQAFTSEQPVVLLIDEIDKADIEFPNDLLREIDRMEFYVYETRELVKARHRPLVFITSNNEKELPDAFLRRCFFHYIKFPDATTMQKIVDVHFPGIKKDLLGAALKNFYDVRNLPGLKKKPSTSELIDWLKLLVAEDIPAEALQSKDDKVAVPPLLGALLKNEQDVTLFEKLVFMQRHNR; from the coding sequence ATGAAGTTCCAAGGCTCCGACCAATACGTCGCCACCCAGGATCTGATGCTGGCCGTCAATGCAGCCATCACCTTGCAGCGCCCGCTGCTCATCAAGGGCGAGCCCGGCACCGGCAAGACCATGCTGGCCGAGGAAGTGGCCAGCGCGCTGGGCATGCCGCTGCTGCAGTGGCACATCAAGAGCACCACCAAGGCCCAGCAGGGCCTGTATGAATACGACGCGGTGAGCCGCCTGCGCGACAGCCAGCTGCAGGATCCCGTCAGCGCCGAGAAGGTGCGCGACATCCGCAACTACATCGTGCAGGGCACGCTGTGGCAGGCCTTCACGTCGGAGCAGCCGGTGGTGCTGCTGATCGACGAGATCGACAAGGCCGACATCGAATTCCCGAACGACCTGCTGCGCGAGATCGACCGCATGGAGTTCTACGTCTACGAGACGCGGGAACTGGTCAAGGCCAGGCACCGGCCGCTGGTGTTCATCACCTCCAACAACGAGAAGGAGCTGCCCGACGCCTTCCTGCGCCGCTGCTTCTTCCACTACATCAAGTTCCCCGATGCCACGACGATGCAGAAGATCGTCGACGTGCACTTCCCCGGCATCAAGAAGGACCTGCTGGGCGCCGCACTGAAGAACTTCTACGACGTGCGCAACCTGCCCGGCCTGAAGAAGAAGCCCAGCACCAGCGAGCTGATCGACTGGCTCAAGCTGCTGGTGGCCGAAGACATCCCGGCCGAGGCGCTGCAGAGCAAGGACGACAAGGTGGCCGTGCCGCCGCTGCTGGGCGCGCTGCTGAAGAACGAGCAGGACGTGACGCTGTTCGAGAAGCTGGTGTTCATGCAGCGGCACAACCGCTAG
- a CDS encoding GNAT family N-acetyltransferase, whose product MPWLEPTRLAGRWASLVPLVSEHAGALSEAVQEGELWKLWYTAVPAPERMAAEIGRRLGLQAAGSMLPFTVLNAEGQPVGMTTYMNVDAVHKRVEIGSTWLARRVQRGPLNTECKRMLLAHAFEQLDCIAVEFRTHRLNTQSRRAIERLGAQLDGILRSHQRTADGALRDTAVYSITAAEWPTVRNHLDWQLAKPR is encoded by the coding sequence ATGCCCTGGCTTGAACCGACCCGACTGGCTGGCCGCTGGGCCAGCCTGGTGCCACTTGTATCCGAGCATGCGGGCGCGTTGTCCGAAGCGGTGCAGGAAGGCGAATTGTGGAAGCTCTGGTACACCGCCGTGCCCGCCCCCGAGCGCATGGCCGCCGAGATCGGGCGCCGGCTGGGGCTGCAGGCCGCCGGCAGCATGCTGCCCTTCACCGTGCTGAACGCCGAAGGCCAGCCCGTCGGCATGACGACCTACATGAACGTGGACGCCGTGCACAAGCGGGTGGAGATCGGCAGCACCTGGCTCGCGCGGCGGGTGCAGCGCGGGCCGCTGAACACCGAATGCAAGCGCATGCTGCTGGCCCACGCCTTCGAGCAACTGGACTGCATCGCGGTGGAGTTTCGCACGCACCGCCTGAACACCCAGAGCCGGCGCGCCATCGAGCGGCTGGGTGCGCAGCTCGACGGCATCCTGCGCAGCCACCAGCGCACCGCCGACGGCGCCCTGCGTGACACCGCCGTCTACAGCATCACCGCGGCCGAATGGCCGACCGTGCGCAACCACCTCGACTGGCAGCTCGCCAAGCCGCGCTGA